Proteins co-encoded in one Arachis hypogaea cultivar Tifrunner chromosome 13, arahy.Tifrunner.gnm2.J5K5, whole genome shotgun sequence genomic window:
- the LOC112733737 gene encoding uncharacterized protein, whose protein sequence is MDAQAVCDSCLGALLRGVERRARWEGKSGNLTPVQNYVDGGSMAARNKLANSEDELEVEGSCSEVSNRGKLGGQDMLCRGRESKVGEVGGQDDGVGHENINKQVIEDAGSETKIEGIKPNSDQRLTQEIQSTENMKTWKLATESGAVFYDDEEDIMAILQRQNEAIATKRRMAKQKEKARKSRPKQHNKSEKLVMWEELSYMVGLCQVSFCFMGDFNEILRLEERKDAVSLPASAEDFMEWVQDLQLIDLPLTDRKFTWFRGKSCSCIDRMMVSLEWLEEFPDTRLKGGPRGQSDHCPLILEDTRLWAGTRPFRSLDSWFTHEGFLRMVKDEWKNLGDDQFTNKLKALRVLLRRWHKDNFGDMNSRIKKFEEEIKKIDDIVSAGSYDKTMEARRKALVTCCAKWYARKEIRWKQMSRSQHARYMDKNTSIRDGLVKQIEEEEAAVLEVMPTPEEIREAVWDCESSKTPGSDGYNMNFIKKCWDEIGQEFTTTVLGFFQSAKLPTEANVTWVALAPKFVGAKKIKDLRPINMVGCIYKVISKVLVRRMRLVMPCLVGETQSAFVKGRKIHDGALIACETVQWLKLRRKRAAIIKLDFQKAYDRVRWSFVDIVLQKMGFELRWRTWVKECVTTASMSVLINGSPSKPFKMERGLRQGDPLSPFLFVLVVDVLHRMVGEAVRNGRISPLLVGQDNIELSHLQFADDTILFCPQDMETVLNYKRLLRCFELMSGLSINYDKSSLISVNCEKE, encoded by the exons ATGGACGCGCAGGCTGTGTGTGACTCGTGTCTCGGTGCGCTGTTGAGAGGAGTTGAGCGCCGGGCCAGATGGGAAGGGAAGAGCGGCAACCTAACTCCGGTCCAGAACTACGTTGATGGAGGAAGCATGGCGGCGCGGAATAAGCTGGCTAATTCCGAGGACGAGCTGGAAGTGGAGGGGTCCTGCAGTGAAGTGAGCAACCGGGGTAAGCTAGGAGGTCAAGACATGTTGTGCCGGGGTAGGGAGAGCAAGGTGGGAGAGGTAGGAGGTCAAGATGATGGTGTGGGTCatgaaaacataaacaaacagGTTATAGAGGATGCTGGTTCTGAGACAAAAATTGAAGGAATAAAACCTAACTCTGATCAGAGGCTGACACAGGAAATACAGTCAACAGAGAATATGAAAACGTGGAAGCTAGCAACGGAGTCTGGGGCGGTTTTTTACGATGATGAAGAAGACATTATGGCTATTTTACAAAGACAAAATGAGGCTATTGCAACAAAAAGAAGGATGGCAAAACAAAAGGAGAAAGCTAGGAAGAGCAGGCCCAAACAACATAATAAG AGTGAGAAACTGGTGATGTGGGAGGAATTAAGCTATATGGTGGGTTTATGTCAGGTTTCGTTTTGCTTCATGGGAGACTTCAATGAGATCTTACGGCTGGAGGAAAGGAAAGACGCCGTTAGTCTACCAGCATCAGCTGAGGATTTTATGGAGTGGGTACAAGACTTACAGCTCATAGACTTACCGCTAACTGATAGAAAATTCACGTGGTTTCGAGGCAAATCTTGTAGTTGCATTGATAGGATGATGGTCAGCTTGGAGTGGCTTGAGGAGTTTCCAGATACTCGATTGAAAGGGGGTCCGAGAGGCCAATCGGATCATTGCCCGTTGATTCTAGAAGATACAAGACTTTGGGCGGGTACAAGACCTTTTCGTAGTCTAGATTCCTGGTTTACACATGAAGGGTTTCTGAGGATGGTAAAGGATGAGTGGAAAAACTTGGGTGATGACCAATTCACAAATAAGCTGAAGGCTTTGAGAGTACTGCTAAGGAGATGGCACAAGGACAATTTTGGGGATATGAACAGCAGGATAAagaagtttgaggaagagataaagaaGATTGATGATATCGTTAGTGCGGGTTCTTATGACAAAACAATGGAGGCTAGACGGAAGGCTCTTGTGACTTGCTGTGCGAAGTGGTATGCTAGAAAGGAGATTCGTTGGAAGCAGATGTCTCGATCTCAACATGCTAGATATATGGACAAGAACACCAG CATCCGTGATGGGTTGGTAAAACAGattgaggaggaagaggcagcCGTGCTAGAGGTAATGCCAACTCCGGAGGAGATACGAGAGGCGGTTTGGGATTGTGAGTCAAGTAAAACTCCGGGTAGTGATGGCTATAatatgaacttcataaagaaatGTTGGGACGAGATTGGCCAGGAATTTACTACAACTGTATTGGGTTTTTTTCAGAGTGCGAAGCTACCAACAGAGGCTAATGTAACTTGGGTGGCGCTAGCTCCAAAATTTGTGGGGGCAAAGAAAATCAAAGACCTAAGACCGATTAATATGGTTGGTTGTATTTATAAGGTGATATCAAAAGTGCTGGTAAGAAGAATGCGCCTAGTGATGCCATGTTTAGTGGGGGAGACCCAGTCTGCGTTTGTAAAGGGCCGCAAAATACATGATGGTGCTCTCATTGCTTGTGAGACGGTCCAATGGCTAAAGCTGCGAAGGAAGCGAGCAGCAATTATCAAATTAGACTTTCAGAAAGCTTATGACAGGGTAAGATGGAGCTTTGTGGATATAGTGCTACAGAAGATGGGCTTTGAACTTAGATGGAGGACATGGGTGAAGGAATGTGTGACCACAGCGTCTATGTCGGTGTTGATTAATGGGTCACCTTCCAAGCCGTTCAAGATGGAGAGAGGACTCAGACAAGGAGATCCCCTCTCTCCTTTTCTATTTGTCCTTGTCGTTGACGTTTTGCACAGGATGGTGGGTGAGGCAGTAAGGAATGGACGTATTTCTCCATTGCTGGTGGGACAGGACAACATAGAGCTGTCACATCTCCAATTCGCAGATGACACGATCTTGTTCTGCCCTCAGGATATGGAGACAGTATTGAATTATAAGAGACTTCTGCGTTGTTTTGAGTTAATGTCTGGCTTGAGTATTAACTACGACAAGTCAAGCTTGATTTCAGTCAACTGTGAGAAGGAATAG
- the LOC140177578 gene encoding uncharacterized protein, with protein sequence MCGLLGCTEAALPVRYLEISLGANPRLVKTWKPIINKVEDKLSLWEAKSLNKAGKLVLIKSVLNSLPIYYLNLYKMPKAVAKKIIGLQRRFLWSKEDGNNGIPLMKWEVVQAPKKLGGPWKDICQLNMKEQQVRNMMIGDLSMEVKNGRRIRFWEDGWLQSDSLKDSFPRLFSISNQQGSVIGDYGFWDG encoded by the exons ATGTGTGGTTTGTTGGGATGTACTGAAGCTGCGTTACCGGTTAGGTACTTGGAAATTTCCTTAGGCGCTAATCCTCGGTTGGTGAAGACCTGGAAACCGATCATAAACAAGGTGGAAGATAAGTTGAGCTTATGGGAAGCTAAATCTCTTAACAAGGCTGGTAAATTGGTTCTCATCAAATCTGTTCTAAATAGCCTTCCGATTTACTACTTAAACTTGTATAAGATGCCAAAAGCGGTTGCAAAAAAGATAATTGGATTACAAAGAAGGTTTCTGTGGAGTAAAGAAGATGGGAATAATGGCATACCACTTATGAAATGGGAGGTGGTTCAAGCTCCTAAGAAGCTAG GAGGCCCATGGAAAGATATTTGTCAGCTTAATATGAAGGAGCAACAGGTGAGAAATATGATGATTGGTGATTTGTCTATGGAGGTGAAAAATGGCAGACGTATTCGTTTTTGGGAGGACGGTTGGCTGCAAAGTGACTCTTTAAAAGATAGTTTTCCAAGACTATTCTCTATTTCAAACCAACAAGGATCTGTAATAGGGGACTATGGGTTCTGGGATGGTTAG
- the LOC112738175 gene encoding 21 kDa protein, translated as MRTQRPHCLLFLFLLCLLATFSNLHRTVTAVNDAESPAAPAVDDGDTTFIRTSCNNTLYPDVCYSSLSRYANAVQQDPGQLARVAIAVTLSKVHRTASYVSNLTREADYTADSRATSALHDCFTNLGDAVDEIRGSLKQMRQIGAAGTGAGSFLFQMSNVQTWMSAALTDEETCTDGFQDVAECPVKADVCDRVTKVKKFTSNALALVNTYANKGAP; from the coding sequence ATGAGAACTCAACGGCCTCACTgtctcctcttccttttccttCTCTGCTTGCTAGCCACATTCTCGAACCTCCACCGGACAGTCACCGCAGTTAACGATGCCGAATCTCCCGCTGCACCCGCAGTTGACGACGGCGATACAACCTTCATCCGAACGAGCTGCAACAACACGCTCTACCCGGACGTTTGCTACTCCTCCCTCTCTCGCTACGCCAATGCGGTCCAGCAGGATCCCGGCCAGCTCGCTCGCGTCGCTATCGCCGTCACACTCTCCAAGGTCCACCGCACTGCCTCCTACGTCTCCAACCTCACTCGCGAGGCCGACTACACCGCCGATTCGCGCGCAACCTCCGCGCTTCACGACTGTTTCACGAATCTCGGTGACGCCGTCGACGAAATTCGCGGTTCGCTGAAGCAGATGCGGCAAATTGGAGCCGCCGGAACCGGCGCCGGCTCGTTCCTGTTCCAGATGAGCAACGTACAGACGTGGATGAGCGCCGCACTCACCGACGAAGAGACTTGTACGGACGGATTCCAGGATGTGGCGGAGTGTCCGGTTAAGGCGGACGTGTGCGACCGCGTCACGAAGGTGAAGAAGTTCACGAGCAACGCTTTGGCTCTCGTCAATACCTACGCAAACAAGGGAGCACCGTGA
- the LOC112738178 gene encoding probable inactive purple acid phosphatase 28 isoform X1, whose amino-acid sequence MDPYTKHHQNRKNSLFYLLLVLAAAHLLSRKLYLDGDETVRVKKVADLPLRFRSDGTFKILQVADMHYGIGKVTRCRDVLSSEFDFCSDLNTTQFLERIIRAENPDFIAFTGDNIFGSSTPDAAESLSKAFGPAMESGIPWAAVLGNHDHESSMNREELMSFMSLMDYSVSQINPSFDGLTRTTKGGVTTKIDGFGNYNIKVYGAPGSTMANSSILNLFFLDSGGRAFYQGFRTYEGIRESQLNWLQGQKQDPLNPSEDIPLSKPPALAFFHIPIPEIPQLWYKKIVGQFQEAVACPRVNSGALKTFVSMGDVKAVFMGHDHTNDFCGNLDGIWFCYGGGFGYHAYGKPGWPRRARIIMAELKKGKNSWMGVERIKTWKRLDDKKLSKIDEQILWDQRLSR is encoded by the exons ATGGATCCTTACACAAAGCATCATCAGAACCGCAAAAACTCTCTCTTCTATCTCTTGTTGGTGCTGGCAGCCGCTCACCTGCTCTCTCGCAAGCTCTACCTCGACGGAGACGAAACAGTGCGCGTCAAGAAGGTCGCCGATCTCCCCCTTCGCTTCCGTTCCGATGGAACCTTCAAGATCCTTCAGGTGGCGGACATGCACTACGGCATCGGCAAGGTCACTCGCTGCCGAGACGTCTTGTCCTCCGAGTTCGATTTCTGCTCCGATCTCAACACCACTCAGTTTCTCGAGCGCATCATTCGCGCCGAGAATCCTGATTTCATTGCCTTCACTG GGGATAACATATTTGGATCAAGTACACCTGATGCTGCAGAATCTCTTAGTAAGGCCTTTGGTCCTGCCATGGAGTCGGGCATTCCTTGGGCAGCAGTCCTGGGGAACCATGACCATGAATCATCTATGAATCGGGAAGAATTAATGAGCTTCATGTCCCTTATGGATTATTCTGTCTCTCAAATCAATCCATCATTTGATGGTCTCACTAGAACTACTAAAGGTGGTGTGACAACTAAAATTGATGGCTTTGGGAATTATAACATAAAAGTATATGGTGCTCCAGGTTCCACGATGGCAAACAGTAGCATTTTGAATCTTTTCTTTCTTGACAGTGGAGGAAGGGCTTTCTATCAGGGATTTCGAACATATGAGGGTATAAGGGAATCTCAACTTAATTGGCTCCAG GGGCAAAAACAGGATCCTCTTAATCCAAGTGAGGATATTCCCCTCAGCAAACCACCAGCACTTGCATTTTTCCATATTCCGATCCCAGAAATTCCACAGCTGTGGTACAAAAAGATTGTTGGCCAATTTCAAGAGGCCGTAGCTTGTCCAAGAGTGAACTCAGGGGCCTTGAAGACCTTTGTCTCCATGGGAGATGTGAAGGCTGTGTTCATGGGCCATGACCACACGAATGATTTCTGCGGAAACTTGGATGGGATATGGTTTTGTTATGGTGGCGGCTTTGGATACCATGCCTATGGGAAGCCTGGTTGGCCAAGGAGAGCAAGGATCATCATGGCTGAACTTAAGAAGGGAAAGAATTCCTGGATGGGTGTGGAGAGAATCAAGACATGGAAACGCCTTGATGATAAGAAACTGAGCAAGATCGATGAACAAATCCTGTGGGATCAACGGCTGTCAAGATGA
- the LOC112738178 gene encoding probable inactive purple acid phosphatase 28 isoform X2: protein MEPSRSFRWRTCTTASARSLAAETSCPPSSISAPISTPLSFSSASFAPRILISLPSLLSQLGDNIFGSSTPDAAESLSKAFGPAMESGIPWAAVLGNHDHESSMNREELMSFMSLMDYSVSQINPSFDGLTRTTKGGVTTKIDGFGNYNIKVYGAPGSTMANSSILNLFFLDSGGRAFYQGFRTYEGIRESQLNWLQGQKQDPLNPSEDIPLSKPPALAFFHIPIPEIPQLWYKKIVGQFQEAVACPRVNSGALKTFVSMGDVKAVFMGHDHTNDFCGNLDGIWFCYGGGFGYHAYGKPGWPRRARIIMAELKKGKNSWMGVERIKTWKRLDDKKLSKIDEQILWDQRLSR, encoded by the exons ATGGAACCTTCAAGATCCTTCAGGTGGCGGACATGCACTACGGCATCGGCAAGGTCACTCGCTGCCGAGACGTCTTGTCCTCCGAGTTCGATTTCTGCTCCGATCTCAACACCACTCAGTTTCTCGAGCGCATCATTCGCGCCGAGAATCCTGATTTCATTGCCTTCACTG TTATCCCAATTAGGGGATAACATATTTGGATCAAGTACACCTGATGCTGCAGAATCTCTTAGTAAGGCCTTTGGTCCTGCCATGGAGTCGGGCATTCCTTGGGCAGCAGTCCTGGGGAACCATGACCATGAATCATCTATGAATCGGGAAGAATTAATGAGCTTCATGTCCCTTATGGATTATTCTGTCTCTCAAATCAATCCATCATTTGATGGTCTCACTAGAACTACTAAAGGTGGTGTGACAACTAAAATTGATGGCTTTGGGAATTATAACATAAAAGTATATGGTGCTCCAGGTTCCACGATGGCAAACAGTAGCATTTTGAATCTTTTCTTTCTTGACAGTGGAGGAAGGGCTTTCTATCAGGGATTTCGAACATATGAGGGTATAAGGGAATCTCAACTTAATTGGCTCCAG GGGCAAAAACAGGATCCTCTTAATCCAAGTGAGGATATTCCCCTCAGCAAACCACCAGCACTTGCATTTTTCCATATTCCGATCCCAGAAATTCCACAGCTGTGGTACAAAAAGATTGTTGGCCAATTTCAAGAGGCCGTAGCTTGTCCAAGAGTGAACTCAGGGGCCTTGAAGACCTTTGTCTCCATGGGAGATGTGAAGGCTGTGTTCATGGGCCATGACCACACGAATGATTTCTGCGGAAACTTGGATGGGATATGGTTTTGTTATGGTGGCGGCTTTGGATACCATGCCTATGGGAAGCCTGGTTGGCCAAGGAGAGCAAGGATCATCATGGCTGAACTTAAGAAGGGAAAGAATTCCTGGATGGGTGTGGAGAGAATCAAGACATGGAAACGCCTTGATGATAAGAAACTGAGCAAGATCGATGAACAAATCCTGTGGGATCAACGGCTGTCAAGATGA